Proteins encoded together in one Impatiens glandulifera chromosome 1, dImpGla2.1, whole genome shotgun sequence window:
- the LOC124912234 gene encoding conserved oligomeric Golgi complex subunit 4-like, whose product MLSTPSPDDDQDTVNSHLSSSVKFGSPEALEHVRKLTDVGAMTRLLHECIAYQRALDLQLQSILSHRTDLDKQLDNLQKSSEVLDIVKADADHMLSNVASTCDLADQVSGKVRELDLAQSRVHETLLRIDATVERGSCIDGVKRALDSEDFEAASNYVQTFLQIDARYNDSASDQREQLLASKKQLEGIVRKRLSLAVDQRDHPNVLRFIRLYSPLSLEEEGLQVYVSYLKKVIAMRSRFEFEQVVELMEQGSFSNQNQVDIDGCLTNLFKDIVLAIEENDEVLRSLCGEAGIVYAICDLQEECDSRGSLILKKYMECRKLAKITSEISSYKNNSFSIGEEGPDPRDIELYLKEMLSLTRLGEDYTEYMISKIRGMTSVDPELGTRATKAFRSGNFSKVSQDITGYYVILEGFFMVENVRKAINIDEYVSDSLTTSMVDDVFYLLQSCCRRSISTSNMNSVIAVLSNAVSLLGNEYSEVLQQKVREPNLGAKLFLGGVGVQETGTEIATALNNMDVSCEYALKLKQEIEEQCAEVFPALTDRERVKSCLSELGDMSNSFKKSLDWGMEQLVATVTPRIRPLLDKIATISYELSESEYADNEVNDPWVQRLLHTVEEGNVGWLQPLMTVNNYDSLVHMAIDFIVKRLEVIMMQKRFSQLGGLQLDRDTRALVSHFSTMTQRTVRDKFARLTQMATILNLEKVAEILDFWGESSGPMTWRLTPADVRRVLGLRIDFKPEAISALKL is encoded by the exons ATGTTGTCTACTCCTTCACCAGATGATGATCAAGATACCGTAAATTCACATCTTTCATCGTCGGTGAAATTCGGTTCACCGGAGGCGCTAGAACACGTCCGGAAGCTCACGGACGTCGGAGCCATGACGCGTCTTCTCCACGAGTGCATAGCATATCAACGCGCTCTAGATCTTCAACTCCAAAGCATCCTCTCCCATCGAACAGATCTCGACAAACAACTCGACAACTTACAGAAATCCTCCGAGGTTCTCGACATCGTCAAGGCCGACGCCGACCACATGCTCTCCAATGTCGCCTCCACCTGCGATCTCGCTGATCAGGTCAGTGGAAAGGTTCGCGAGCTTGATCTCGCTCAATCTCGAGTTCATGAAACACTGCTTCGAATTGATGCGACTGTTGAGAGAGGAAGTTGTATTGATGGTGTGAAAAGAGCTCTTGATTCTGAAGACTTTGAGGCAGCTTCAAATTATGTCCAGACGTTTCTACAAATTGATGCTAGGTACAATGATTCCGCTTCCGATCAGAGAGAACAGCTGTTGGCGTCCAAAAAGCAACTAGAAGGAATTGTTCGTAAGAGGTTGTCGTTGGCTGTTGATCAGCGGGATCATCCAAATGTTCTTCGGTTTATCAGACTTTACTCCCCTCTCAGTCTGGAAGAAGAAGGTTTACAGGTGTACGTAAGCTACTTGAAGAAAGTTATTGCAATGAGGTCGAGGTTCGAGTTTGAGCAAGTCGTCGAATTAATGGAACAAGGTTCGTTTTCCAATCAGAATCAGGTTGATATCGATGGTTGCTTAACCAATTTGTTCAAGGATATTGTGTTGGCTattgaagaaaatgatgaaGTTCTGAGAAGTTTGTGCGGAGAAGCTGGTATTGTGTATGCTATATGCGATCTTCAGGAAGAGTGCGATTCTCGTggttctttaatcctgaagaagTATATGGAATGTAGGAAATTGGCTAAGATAACCTCTGAGATAAGTTCTTACAAGAACAATTCATTCTCTATTGGAGAAGAAGGACCAGATCCCAGGGACATTGAGCTATATTTGAAGGAAATGCTTTCCCTTACACGACTAGGGGAAGATTATACTGAATACATGATCTCTAAGATCAGGGGGATGACTTCTGTTGATCCAGAATTGGGTACAAGGGCCACTAAAGCTTTTAGGAGTGGAAACTTCAGTAAAGTTTCCCAAGATATTACTGGATATTATGTAATTTTGGAGGGATTTTTCATGGTGGAAAATGTAAGGAAAGCCATCAACATTGATGAGTATGTATCTGATAGCCTCACCACTTCTATGGTAGATGATGTGTTTTATTTGTTGCAAAGTTGCTGTAGAAGGTCAATATCCACGTCAAACATGAACTCGGTGATTGCAGTCCTGAGTAATGCAGTAAGCCTGTTAGGAAATGAGTACAGTGAAGTGTTGCAGCAAAAGGTAAGGGAACCAAACCTTGGAGCAAAGCTGTTTTTGGGTGGTGTTGGTGTGCAGGAGACAGGGACTGAGATTGCTACGGCTTTAAACAATATGGATGTGAGCTGTGAGTATGCCTTGAAACTAAAGCAGGAGATTGAGGAGCAATGTGCAGAG GTATTTCCAGCACTTACAGATAGAGAAAGGGTGAAATCTTGTTTATCAGAATTGGGAGATATGAGCAACAGTTTCAAAAAATCCCTAGATTGGGGAATGGAGCAGCTGGTAGCAACTGTAACACCACGAATCCGACCTCTGCTCGATAAGATAGCAACGATAAGCTACGAGCTTTCAGAATCCGAATACGCAGATAACGAAGTAAACGACCCCTGGGTCCAAAGACTTCTCCATACAGTAGAGGAGGGGAATGTTGGATGGCTGCAGCCGTTAATGACAGTAAACAATTACGACAGTTTGGTTCATATGGCAATTGATTTCATTGTTAAGAGACTTGAAGTGATTATGATGCAAAAGAGGTTTAGTCAGCTTGGAGGACTTCAGCTAGATAGGGATACTCGAGCCCTCGTTAGTCATTTCTCTACTATGACACAGAGGACTGTTAGGGATAAGTTTGCTCGTTTGACACAGATGGCTACTATTTTGAACTTGGAAAAAGTTGCTGAGATTCTTGATTTTTGGGGTGAGAGTTCTGGACCCATGACATGGCGCCTCACTCCGGCTGATGTTAGGAGAGTATTGGGTTTGAGGATCGACTTCAAACCTGAGGCCATTTCGGCTCTTAAATTGTAG